The genomic window GAGGAGTGATGGTTCCAAGCTCCTTTCATGGCTGACCAGACATtagattcctttcctttttgtaaaaGGATGTCATGCCGATATTTTCTGGGCTAATGTAGCATCTAGTGAAATTGTCCACATTCAAGTCACTGTTTCTATTGTACTGCCTCCCATTCTTAACCTTTTCTGGCTATACAATTTCTTCCCAAAATACTTCTCAGTTGCTAAAAATCGAGTTCTTTGATTTGTGGATTTTCTTCAGTCCCACTCTGTCTGGGAGCCCTGGCAACCAGTCGCACTGTGTTTGCCAGTTGTGTCAACATGTAAGCAAGGACATAGTTTACTCTTGTTAATATTCTGCTTGCAAATCTGCTTTGGGAATTGAATTGCCTACAGCTGGATATTAGCCTGGTGGCTTCAGGCATGTACAGAAAATGTTGGGTTATAAATGATGGTTCAAAGCTTGAGTTACAGATCTAGTTTCCTCTCAGCCTGGAACCTTCCATCTATCTACAGTGAATTCAGCTGTGTTTTGTGACCTAGTCACATCAATGAATTGCTTTCAGCCTTGATTTTACATTAGAATCACTTGCTTTATTTCAGTTAAATTGGCCTAGGTCGGTCCTGGTATTGGTAAGTTCAAGTAATTCTACCATGCAACCGGGGGTTAAATCCACTGTGCTGTAGCAAGGGTCAGTAAACCTTTTCTttaaaggaccagatagtaagTATTTCAGGCTTTAAAGGTCCTTACAACCTATGTTGCAACCACTTAAGTCTGAAGTAGCAACCATAGGCAAGTGAGCACTAACTTGTGTTCCAGTAACTTCATTTCTAGACACCAGAATTTGAATTTGTATAATTTCACACATCACAAAATCCTTctccctttgattttttttttcactatttaaaaatgtaaaaaaccaTTCTTGTCTCCAGGACGTGTAGTAACAGGTTGCAAGCGGGATTTGGCTCGTGGGCTGTACTTCGGCAACCTCCGGTTAGGAGTTTATCTGCTGCTTCAGTTTGGTTCTAGAGGAGAAAATCTTTCTTCCTCAGATCACTGATATATTTTAAAGGAGTCCTATCATTgactaattatttatttattttaaaaatttactcatgtatgcatgtatgtatgtatgttagcacgcaagtgggggtgggaggtggcagagggagaagcagcctccctgctgagcagagaaccacacgtgaggctccatcccaggaccctgggatcgtgacctgagctgaaggcaggtggtTAACttattgaaccacccaggcatcccagactaAATCTGGAGCTAATTGCCTCATGGTTGCAAGATGGTTGTAGCAGCCCCAGGTGCTACATGAGACATATTAACATCCAGCAAAGATGCACAGTGTTTcctcccgtgtgtgtgtgtgtgtgtatttttttgttttttaatgaggcAACCTTTTCTAGAAAAATTCTCTCCTGCACTTATCTCCCCTTAGGTCCCAAAGATCTGATCAGTGCCTGGTAGAGGAATTGAGATCACTGTGATTAACTCTCATGATGCCTCCCCTGGCGTTGGGAGGGATCTGGTCTGTCTTATACAAGTGGCCTCAGGATCCCAAACCAAATCAGGGTTCTGTTAGCAAAGGAGGAGGAATGGAGGTTAGCAAAGGAGTTGGAGAAGAATAAACATAGTTTCACCCAGAACTAGATccttaggattttaaaaaaaataaaaatttgaagaaggctctctgctgagcttttcatttccatttgttttatttacttcccTTAATGGCCACCAGGGAATTTTTCAGTATCATTTTCTTGAGAGAAATTTTATTGATCTTCATTCTAATAGCTTATATTTTGCATTAGTCCTTAAAGATACTATTATTTCTCTCAGAttctatttagaaataaatgtgtCCTATTTGGGCTTACTTTGTTATCTTCCTAAAACCATATCACATTATGTATCTAGCATAAAACTGCTtatgtaaaaaagtaaaaaaaaaaaaaaaaaggttgtgttCATTTTTACCCATCAAAGTGTCGCCTGGTTTTTGTcttatgaaaacaacaacaaaagaagagTTTTACCAACAAAATTAGAGTATCAAATACAAGTTCTAGAATCATCCACATCACCCTCCTGCTTCCTCTAATACCTCCAAGGGATTTCTGATCTGCATTCCGTGTGGTAAAAGCCGCACCTCTATCTCCCCATTTGAAAATCATGGAGGGAAATTTGTATCCCTTCCAAACTCAGCTGGGCTCCTCCCACTGAGCTCCTTGATGCCCAGCCAGGAGCATGGCCTGAAATTCCACACTTGGCAATTTTCTTAGAACGTCCGGTGCAATGGAAGGTGCTCTAGCCCAGAGGGGAGAGGCTTCTCATCCCAGCTCTTGATGAGGTATTTAGTTtcagacaagttacttaacttctcctCATCCTAGTGTTGATACCTGTAAAACAAAAGTTTGGGCCATATGATTCATGAGGTCCCTGTTAGAGCTAGTCTAGGTTTCTCCTTCCTGTGTGATCCAAAATTTTGACCTTTGCTTTCCAGTGTTAAACCAGTATCTACTCTGCTACTGCTGCTTGGTGTAGGCCACACAGTTGCTCATGGTGTCCCCTAAGATATTGTCCCACCGTAGCACCGAGGGACAAGCCGTGATGCTCTAGCGGGAGACTGTCCCACCTAATAGCCGGGTCCCTTTCCCATTTTAGGAGGCAAATTAGAACACAAGTCAGCAAGGGCTACATCAGGAAGGAGATAATTTTGGAGagctttattagtttttttttttttaagattttatttatttatctgacagagatcacaagtagatagagaggcagacaaagagagagagagagagagagagagagagagaagcaggctccctgctgagcagagagcccgatgcgggactggatcccaggaccctgagatcatgacctgagccgaaggcagcggcttaacccatggagccacccaggcgcccctagagctttattagttttttaaaactaaaatgtctGCAAATGTCTGTCCGTATCTTCATTCTTAATATTGAGCCCAACTTTACCATTTTTTAACCACACAACTGACCACTGCAGCTCTAGAGATATTTTCCTTCTAGAACTCCTCCCCAGCCATCTTGAAGCCCTCACATAAAAGTGAAGCCATAAAACCCTGAAGAACATGCATAGGAAGAACCACTTTATTTGGTGGCAAAAGCCGTTTCCTTTGGTTTAGCAgcgtttctcttttccttcagagCTCATCCGCAGGCTTACCAGTAATTCTAAGGGTTTCTCAACTCACATcgaaatttcctatttttttcctcaagggTGTTAAATATTTTAGACAAGCCTAGCCCTCCTCATGACAACCTAGGAGAAATTTTCCCTAAGGAACTTGAGAATGGTTAACCAGAATGATATCAGCTCGAAGCGCCCATTCATCCAGGAGTCTCTTAGGTCCAGAGGCCCCCCCGCCGCTCGCCTGGCCCGGCTGGCTCCGGGAGGGACTGCGAGCTGTGCTCTAGACTGTTCCCAGCTGCCCTGCCCTTTCTATCTGCTCCTCCCGGCCCGGGGAGCCCTCTTTACAGGGGACACCCGCCTCGGCCTCCAGAACCTCCGTCCCCCGGCGATCCCTGGTGGCCTCCTCGTAGGAAGGGGGCAGGCCCGTGGAGaggagggccgccccccggggcacCGGGGAGAATGGGAAGTCCTGCTCGCTGCTCCCGGAGAAGCCCGGCAGGAAGTCGGTGGCCTCCTCTGCGGTGGGGTGCGATGGGGGGTCGGTGCTGAAAACCTGCCCCTGGGGTCGGGGGGCCTTGCAATGACGGTACAGGAAAAGCAGCATAAAAGCCAAGAAGAGCAGGATGGTCGCTGGAAGAAGGATGCACAGGAAGGGCTCCACGTCGTCTTTGGTGGAGCTTAACTTCTGGGTGTCCTGGAATTCGGGAACGAGGCTGGGTTAGGAGATGAAGAAAGACTTCTGCGTTCCTGAAGCTCCTCTCTTTGATCTTCTATTCCTATCCTCCTTACCCGCTCTGAAAACCACCATGCTCCTTTCTTTATGCCAATGGGCTTGAGCCCATGGGAAGTAAAGTAAATAGATGAGATAAAGGATGAATCCAGATGTCAAAATACATATTGACATCCTACCATAGCTCCCTGGAAGTGAACCAGGAGAGTGGGTTTTAGCTGGTCATCTCACCATGCATTCTTTGAACAAGAGCTCTTAATCCTTAtggacttattttatttagaattagaCCAATGATGTGGTATTACCACAAAAAGAATCCTATGgaacttaaattatttaattctggAATGAATTCTGACATTAGGTGTTCATATGCcatattaatatttgaaaatgagtTGATCGCTGATGTTTATGATGgatgagattttaaaattccttccatttgtttttgCAATATTGCAAATTTGCAATATTTGCAATATTTGCAACTTTTGAactctttatagaaaaagaattgtaggggcacctgggtggctcagtgggttaaagcctctgccttctgctcagttcatgatcccagggtcctgggatccagctccacatcgggctccctgctcagcagggagcctgcttcccttcctctctctctgcctgcctctctgcctacttgtaatctctgt from Meles meles chromosome 5, mMelMel3.1 paternal haplotype, whole genome shotgun sequence includes these protein-coding regions:
- the SMIM28 gene encoding small integral membrane protein 28 — encoded protein: MRGLMASSWRKFGHAGRGTYEWLTSEPSLPLLEPQLQDTQKLSSTKDDVEPFLCILLPATILLFLAFMLLFLYRHCKAPRPQGQVFSTDPPSHPTAEEATDFLPGFSGSSEQDFPFSPVPRGAALLSTGLPPSYEEATRDRRGTEVLEAEAGVPCKEGSPGREEQIERAGQLGTV